In Carassius carassius chromosome 7, fCarCar2.1, whole genome shotgun sequence, one genomic interval encodes:
- the cbsa gene encoding cystathionine beta-synthase a, with product MPSVPSNKERDSPACPFAGKKTTGRNGVEELASDNVDRPLQLNKETGATDPKWIRPDLPSRCTWKLGMALENSPHKHFPRTKAEKILPNILDRIGDTPLVRINKISKTFELKCELLAKCEFFNAGGSVKDRISLRMVEDAEREGILKPGDTIIEPTSGNTGIGLALAAAVKGYRCIIVMPEKMSMEKVDVLRALGAEIVRTPTSARFDSPESHVGVAWRLKNEVPNSHILDQYRNPSNPLAHYDTTAEEILEQCDGKVDMLVAGAGTGGTITGVARKLKEKCPNIKIVAVDPEGSILAEPDVLNRTDKTQYEVEGIGYDFIPTVLDRSLVDKWYKSNDEESFAIARMLIRDEGLLCGGSSGSAMAAAVKFAKELKEGQRCVVILPDSIRNYMSKFLSDKWMFQKGFLRVEDIMVNKPWWWNLKLQSLNLSAPLTVLPTVTCQKTIKIFKEKCFDQAPVVDEAGLILGMVTLGNMLASVLAGKVKPSDPVSKVLYKQFKQIRLTDNLGKLSRILETDHFALVVHEQIQCECLF from the exons ATGCCTTCAGTTCCATCCAACAAGGAGAGAGACAGTCCTGCCTGCCCTTTTGCTGGCAAGAAGACCACTGGCAGGAATGGTGTTGAGGAGCTGGCTTCAGATAATGTAGACAGACCCCTGCAGCTGAATAAAGAAACTGGGGCCACTGACCCAAAATGGATTCGTCCTGACCTGCCAAGCAGATGTACCTGGAAACTAGGAATGGCTCTTGAAAATTCCCCTCACAAACACTTCCCCAG GACAAAAGCTGAGAAGATTTTGCCCAACATCCTGGACAGGATTGGAGACACACCACTGGTCCGCATAAACAAGATCTCTAAGACTTTTGAACTAAAGTGTGAACTTT TGGCCAAGTGTGAGTTCTTTAACGCTGGTGGTAGCGTGAAGGACCGTATCAGTCTGCGTATGGTGGAGGACGCAGAAAGAGAAGGCATCCTCAAACCTGGAGACACCATTATAGAGCCAACCTCTGGAAATACAG GTATTGGTCTTGCATTGGCAGCAGCTGTGAAGGGTTATCGCTGCATAATTGTTATGCCTGAGAAAATGAGCATGGAAAAG GTTGATGTCTTGAGAGCTTTGGGTGCTGAGATTGTCCGAACTCCCACCAGTGCAAGGTTTGACTCACCTGAGTCCCACGTGGGTGTGGCTTGGCGCTTGAAGAATGAGGTTCCTAACTCGCACATCCTGGACCAGTACCGCAATCCCAGCAACCCCCTGGCTCATTATGACACCACTGCTGAGGAGATTCTGGAGCAGTGTGATG GTAAAGTGGATATGCTGGTGGCAGGAGCCGGCACAGGTGGCACTATTACTGGCGTTGCTCGCAAACTGAAGGAAAAATGCCCAAATATCAAG ATTGTTGCGGTGGACCCAGAGGGCTCGATCCTCGCTGAGCCTGATGTGCTGAACCGGACGGATAAAACCCAGTATGAGGTGGAGGGCATCGGATATGACTTTATACCCACCGTCCTGGATAGATCT ttggttGACAAATGGTACAAATCCAACGATGAGGAATCATTTGCCATTGCCCGAATGCTTATAAGAGATGAAGGGCTGTTGTGTG GTGGGAGCTCAGGCAGTGCCATGGCGGCTGCAGTAAAGTTTGCTAAAGAGCTGAAGGAGGGACAGCGCTGTGTCGTGATTCTGCCAGACTCCATTCGCAACTACAT GTCCAAGTTCTTGAGTGATAAGTGGATGTTCCAGAAGGGCTTTCTGAGGGTGGAAGACATCATGGTGAATAAACCCTG GTGGTGGAATCTGAAACTACAGAGTCTAAACCTTTCTGCTCCACTAACTGTGCTGCCCACAGTCACATGCCAAAAAACCATCAAAATCTTTAAAGAAAAGTGCTTTGACCAGGCACCTGTTGTAGATGAAGCTGG GTTGATTCTGGGAATGGTGACCCTGGGAAACATGCTTGCCTCTGTGCTTGCAGGAAAGGTCAAGCCCTCTGACCCTGTCAGCAAAGTGCTCTATAAACAGTTCAAGCAG ATTCGTCTGACTGACAATCTGGGAAAGCTGTCTCGGATCTTGGAAACAGATCATTTTGCCCTGGTGGTCCATGAGCAGATACAGTGTGAGTGCTTATTCTGA
- the LOC132143681 gene encoding heat shock factor 2-binding protein-like isoform X1, with the protein MKTTNTANVSSVPSLGEDVGSDCFVRVRKRDLEKLEAEVRTLRQLMPKVINSDCIDTIHKGRSLDAFKERSDREKQQQREDCLHIRSRLDVALSECQREKQEKLVLKQQLWECREELQQQKAFCTELGTASCTLLWSASQREEAIRDILAAGKLEPFLSIAGRTMETSIKFLNEEAKPQQSYNSKEHHLVLALAGVVTNIAAVSCGRDFLSSSAHILLDTLLQLLYLMKPGVFPKLKVLMLMALYNITISVNGLKLVSESPGLLLLLSTLLEDPDPEVCLQSLRLLQSLLLEREVMPHITTDFLSSFPISRIHHLASSRHSALKQTAQETLEDLASFTNSQTKDSEKEQ; encoded by the exons ATGAAAACAACCAATACAGCTAATGTTTCGTCTGTGCCGTCTTTAGGAGAG GATGTAGGATCAGACTGTTTTGTTCGAGTCAGAAAGCGAGACTTGGAGAAACTGGAGGCAGAAGTCAGGACACTACGACAGCTTATGCCAAAAGTAATCAATAGTGACTGCATTGATACTATCCATAAAGGACGGTCTCTGGACGCAT TTAAAGAGCGCAGTGACCGTGAGAAGCAGCAACAGAGAGAGGATTGTCTGCACATTCGCTCCAGACTAGATGTTGCTCTGAGCGAGtgtcagagagagaaacag GAGAAGTTGGTTTTAAAGCAGCAGTTATGGGAGTGCAGAGAGGAGCTGCAGCAGCAGAAAGCATTTTGTACTGAGCTGGGCACTGCATCTTGCACCCTGCTCTGGAGTGCGTCCCAAAGGGAGGAAGCGATCAGAGACATACTGGCTGCT GGtaaactggagcccttcctgagCATTGCAGGTCGAACCATGGAGACTTCCATCAAGTTTCTGAATGAAGAGGCAAAGCCACAACAGAGttacaattcaaaagagcatcatTTAGTTCTGGCTCTGGCTGGCGTTGTTACCA ATATCGCTGCTGTGTCTTGTGGACGGGACTTCTTATCCTCTTCTGCCCACATCCTGTTGGATACTTTGTTGCAGCTGCTGTATCTAATGAAACCAGGAGTGTTTCCAAAACTCAAAGT ATTGATGTTAATGGCTCTATATAACATCACTATTAGTGTGAATGGGCTGAAGCTCGTAAGTGAGAGCCCTGGACTTCTACTTCTTCTGAGCACACTTCTGGAAG accctgacCCAGAAGTGTGTCTGCAGTCATTGAGGCTCCTTCAGTCCTTACTGCTGGAGAGAGAGGTCATGCCACACATTACAACTGATTTTCTGAGCTCTTTTCCAATCAGTCGTATCCACCATCTAGCTTCAAGCCGCCACTCCGCTCTCAAGCAAACAGCTCAGGAGACACTGGAAGATTTGGCTAGCTTTACCAACTCCCAAACTAAAGACTCAGAGAAGGAGCAGTGA
- the LOC132143681 gene encoding heat shock factor 2-binding protein-like isoform X2, which translates to MPKVINSDCIDTIHKGRSLDAFKERSDREKQQQREDCLHIRSRLDVALSECQREKQEKLVLKQQLWECREELQQQKAFCTELGTASCTLLWSASQREEAIRDILAAGKLEPFLSIAGRTMETSIKFLNEEAKPQQSYNSKEHHLVLALAGVVTNIAAVSCGRDFLSSSAHILLDTLLQLLYLMKPGVFPKLKVLMLMALYNITISVNGLKLVSESPGLLLLLSTLLEDPDPEVCLQSLRLLQSLLLEREVMPHITTDFLSSFPISRIHHLASSRHSALKQTAQETLEDLASFTNSQTKDSEKEQ; encoded by the exons ATGCCAAAAGTAATCAATAGTGACTGCATTGATACTATCCATAAAGGACGGTCTCTGGACGCAT TTAAAGAGCGCAGTGACCGTGAGAAGCAGCAACAGAGAGAGGATTGTCTGCACATTCGCTCCAGACTAGATGTTGCTCTGAGCGAGtgtcagagagagaaacag GAGAAGTTGGTTTTAAAGCAGCAGTTATGGGAGTGCAGAGAGGAGCTGCAGCAGCAGAAAGCATTTTGTACTGAGCTGGGCACTGCATCTTGCACCCTGCTCTGGAGTGCGTCCCAAAGGGAGGAAGCGATCAGAGACATACTGGCTGCT GGtaaactggagcccttcctgagCATTGCAGGTCGAACCATGGAGACTTCCATCAAGTTTCTGAATGAAGAGGCAAAGCCACAACAGAGttacaattcaaaagagcatcatTTAGTTCTGGCTCTGGCTGGCGTTGTTACCA ATATCGCTGCTGTGTCTTGTGGACGGGACTTCTTATCCTCTTCTGCCCACATCCTGTTGGATACTTTGTTGCAGCTGCTGTATCTAATGAAACCAGGAGTGTTTCCAAAACTCAAAGT ATTGATGTTAATGGCTCTATATAACATCACTATTAGTGTGAATGGGCTGAAGCTCGTAAGTGAGAGCCCTGGACTTCTACTTCTTCTGAGCACACTTCTGGAAG accctgacCCAGAAGTGTGTCTGCAGTCATTGAGGCTCCTTCAGTCCTTACTGCTGGAGAGAGAGGTCATGCCACACATTACAACTGATTTTCTGAGCTCTTTTCCAATCAGTCGTATCCACCATCTAGCTTCAAGCCGCCACTCCGCTCTCAAGCAAACAGCTCAGGAGACACTGGAAGATTTGGCTAGCTTTACCAACTCCCAAACTAAAGACTCAGAGAAGGAGCAGTGA